From one Paeniglutamicibacter psychrophenolicus genomic stretch:
- a CDS encoding Na+/H+ antiporter: MEFLLLLVGLLFGTVLVAGLGERIRLPYPILMLVFSAGAAFLPFIPEVHINPELILPLFLPPLLYAAAQRSSWSIFRLRWRSLVLLAVLLVVATTAAVASVAWLMVPTLALPVAIALGAIVAPPDPVAVEAVAGKVKMRRRLLTVLQTEGLFNDAMAIVIFQAAVAAAMSGGEVGWDVVPKFLIGAAGAIVLGLGTAWLVGALNRFVPDLVARSATTLVAPYAVYLLAEEVHFSGVVAVVVTALELGRRARPQDSEERLTRTAFWDVVELLTTGVAFGLVGIEMRYIIQDEGANLLTFIPGIAAICATVVLVRFVWMMAMFKIGGTERKSKTPGSLKEVLVLSWCGMRGLATLALALALPATMANGQPLEGRNFVIATACAVLITTLVLPGLTLPALMRALKLPNDHAAEEHKQRSLARRAEKVALETMKRSAAAAALPQKRRDALARRMSSLHTILEADLEADPEKMLRLKQILTVMDDVQREALDAARSEMLKARNEPGNDPELVDRVLRRLDLRTVTLDQ; this comes from the coding sequence ATGGAATTCCTGCTGTTGCTGGTCGGGTTGCTCTTCGGGACGGTGCTGGTGGCGGGCCTGGGCGAACGCATCCGCCTGCCCTACCCGATCCTGATGCTGGTCTTCTCGGCCGGGGCGGCATTCCTGCCCTTCATTCCCGAGGTCCACATCAACCCCGAACTGATCCTGCCGCTCTTTTTGCCGCCGCTGCTGTACGCCGCGGCCCAGCGCAGCTCCTGGTCGATCTTCCGGCTGCGCTGGCGCTCGCTGGTGCTGCTGGCGGTGCTGCTGGTGGTTGCGACCACCGCCGCGGTGGCGTCAGTCGCCTGGCTGATGGTCCCGACCCTGGCGCTGCCGGTGGCCATCGCCCTGGGTGCCATCGTGGCCCCGCCGGACCCGGTGGCCGTCGAGGCGGTCGCCGGCAAGGTCAAGATGCGCCGCCGGCTTCTCACGGTGCTGCAGACCGAGGGCCTGTTCAACGATGCCATGGCCATCGTGATCTTCCAGGCGGCGGTTGCCGCGGCCATGAGCGGCGGCGAGGTCGGCTGGGATGTGGTGCCGAAGTTCCTGATCGGTGCGGCCGGGGCCATCGTGCTGGGCCTGGGCACGGCTTGGCTGGTCGGGGCGCTGAACCGCTTCGTCCCGGACCTGGTGGCCCGCTCTGCGACCACGCTGGTGGCACCCTACGCGGTGTACCTGCTGGCCGAGGAGGTCCACTTCTCCGGCGTCGTCGCCGTGGTGGTCACCGCGCTGGAGCTGGGCCGCCGGGCCCGCCCCCAGGACTCCGAGGAACGCCTGACCCGCACCGCTTTCTGGGACGTGGTGGAGCTGCTCACCACCGGGGTCGCCTTCGGGCTGGTCGGCATCGAGATGCGCTACATCATCCAGGACGAGGGGGCGAACCTGCTGACGTTCATCCCCGGCATCGCGGCCATCTGCGCCACGGTGGTGCTGGTCCGCTTCGTCTGGATGATGGCGATGTTCAAGATCGGCGGAACCGAGCGCAAGTCCAAGACCCCGGGCTCGCTGAAGGAAGTGCTGGTTCTGTCCTGGTGCGGCATGCGCGGGCTGGCGACCCTTGCGCTGGCGTTGGCGCTGCCGGCCACCATGGCCAACGGGCAGCCGCTGGAAGGCCGGAACTTCGTGATCGCCACCGCCTGCGCCGTGCTGATCACGACGCTGGTGCTGCCGGGCCTGACGCTGCCGGCGCTGATGCGCGCGCTGAAGCTGCCCAACGACCATGCAGCGGAGGAACACAAGCAGCGCTCGCTGGCCCGCCGCGCGGAGAAGGTCGCCTTGGAGACCATGAAGCGCTCCGCCGCCGCGGCGGCGCTGCCGCAAAAACGCCGCGACGCCCTGGCCCGGCGCATGTCCTCGCTGCACACCATCCTGGAGGCCGACCTCGAGGCGGACCCGGAGAAGATGCTGCGCCTGAAGCAGATCCTCACCGTCATGGACGACGTGCAGCGCGAGGCGCTGGATGCGGCGCGCTCGGAGATGCTCAAGGCCCGCAACGAACCGGGCAACGACCCCGAGCTCGTGGACCGGGTGCTTCGCCGCCTGGATCTGCGCACCGTCACGCTGGACCAGTAG
- a CDS encoding NADP-dependent oxidoreductase: MGERTMKAMAYASYGGVEKLEQLELPLPKVGPGTVRIKIKAAGVNPVDWKIMAGYLDPIMDVHFPAVPGWDVAGVVDAVGFDTPEFNIGDEVHAYGRRDTVGIGSFAEYITLPAGAVAHKPKQLSFEEAAALPLTGGTALRALDALELAPGQTLLIHNGAGGVGQAAIQIATAAGVRVLATSSERNHELLASLGAHPLTYGDGLVESVRALAPEGVDAVADFHGGALEDTLAVLRESGKHASIADGTVGEHGGRYIWVRPDGRELARLDALVEAGKLSVHVVSSYPMQEAAAAITQSMGGHAGGKIVLTGFTE, from the coding sequence ATGGGTGAGCGCACGATGAAGGCCATGGCGTATGCGAGCTACGGCGGCGTGGAGAAGCTGGAGCAGCTCGAGCTTCCGTTGCCGAAGGTCGGTCCGGGAACGGTGCGGATCAAGATCAAGGCGGCCGGGGTGAACCCGGTGGACTGGAAGATCATGGCCGGTTACCTCGACCCCATCATGGATGTTCACTTCCCGGCGGTCCCCGGCTGGGATGTTGCCGGAGTGGTGGACGCCGTCGGTTTCGACACCCCCGAGTTCAACATCGGCGACGAGGTCCACGCCTACGGCAGGCGCGACACCGTGGGCATCGGCTCCTTCGCCGAATACATCACCCTGCCCGCCGGGGCCGTGGCGCACAAGCCAAAGCAGCTCTCCTTCGAGGAGGCAGCAGCGCTGCCGCTGACCGGAGGGACCGCGCTGCGCGCCCTCGACGCGCTGGAGCTGGCCCCCGGGCAGACCCTGCTGATCCACAACGGAGCAGGCGGCGTCGGGCAGGCAGCCATCCAGATCGCGACGGCCGCGGGGGTCCGCGTGCTGGCCACCTCCTCGGAAAGGAACCACGAACTGCTCGCATCCCTCGGTGCCCACCCGCTGACCTACGGGGACGGCCTGGTCGAATCGGTGCGTGCGCTGGCTCCGGAGGGAGTCGACGCGGTGGCGGACTTCCACGGCGGGGCGCTCGAAGACACCCTGGCGGTGCTCAGGGAATCGGGGAAGCACGCCTCGATCGCCGACGGCACCGTGGGTGAACACGGCGGGCGCTACATCTGGGTGCGCCCCGACGGGCGCGAGCTCGCGCGGCTCGACGCGCTGGTCGAGGCAGGCAAGCTCTCCGTGCACGTGGTCTCCAGCTATCCGATGCAGGAGGCCGCGGCCGCCATCACGCAGAGCATGGGCGGGCATGCCGGAGGCAAGATCGTGCTGACCGGTTTCACCGAATGA
- the ald gene encoding alanine dehydrogenase encodes MIIAVPQETKNNELRVAITPAGVSEFVAHGHQVVIQAGAGIGSGIEDAHYLEAGARIAADAKTTWAAGDMVLKVKEPTESEYGLLRADQVLFTYLHLAASPECADAILAAGTTAIAYETVRRGAALPLLAPMSEVAGRLAAQIGAFTLQEPSGGSGILMGGVPGTRPAKVVVIGGGVAGENAAAASAGLGADVTIFDVNLARLKEIDTDYRGRIKTLASSKHAIAREVADADLVIGSVLIPGAAAPKLVTLDMVEKMRPGSVLVDIAIDQGGCFEGSHPTTHAAPTYKVHDALYYCVTNMPGAVPQTSTAALTNATLPYALRIADKGWRQAMAEDAGLANGLMAHAGSVVFAPVADALGREHVSIENVLAGA; translated from the coding sequence ATGATCATTGCCGTGCCCCAGGAAACCAAGAACAACGAATTGCGTGTGGCCATCACCCCGGCCGGAGTTTCGGAGTTCGTGGCGCACGGCCACCAAGTCGTCATCCAGGCAGGTGCCGGGATCGGGTCGGGCATCGAGGACGCCCACTACCTTGAGGCCGGGGCGCGGATCGCCGCCGACGCGAAGACCACGTGGGCGGCCGGTGACATGGTGCTCAAGGTCAAGGAACCGACTGAATCCGAGTACGGCTTGCTGCGTGCCGACCAGGTGCTGTTCACCTACCTGCACCTGGCAGCCTCTCCCGAATGCGCCGACGCAATCCTGGCGGCGGGTACGACCGCAATCGCCTACGAGACGGTGCGCCGCGGCGCCGCCCTGCCGCTGCTGGCCCCGATGAGCGAGGTCGCTGGACGCCTGGCCGCACAGATCGGCGCCTTCACCCTGCAGGAGCCCTCGGGTGGATCCGGCATCCTGATGGGCGGCGTGCCCGGGACCCGGCCGGCCAAGGTCGTGGTGATCGGCGGCGGCGTCGCCGGCGAAAACGCGGCGGCTGCCTCCGCGGGGCTCGGCGCGGATGTCACGATCTTCGACGTGAACCTGGCCCGGCTCAAGGAGATCGACACCGACTACCGTGGCCGGATCAAGACACTGGCTTCCTCGAAGCATGCGATCGCCCGTGAGGTCGCCGATGCCGACCTGGTCATCGGCTCGGTACTGATTCCGGGCGCCGCGGCACCGAAACTTGTCACCTTGGACATGGTCGAAAAGATGCGTCCGGGTTCGGTGCTGGTGGACATCGCCATCGACCAAGGCGGCTGCTTCGAGGGCTCGCACCCCACCACCCACGCGGCCCCGACCTACAAGGTGCACGATGCCCTCTACTACTGCGTGACCAACATGCCCGGCGCCGTCCCGCAGACCTCGACCGCAGCATTGACCAACGCGACGCTGCCCTACGCGCTGCGCATCGCGGACAAGGGCTGGAGGCAAGCCATGGCCGAGGACGCGGGCCTGGCCAACGGCTTGATGGCGCACGCCGGATCGGTGGTCTTTGCTCCGGTGGCCGACGCCCTGGGCCGGGAGCACGTGTCGATCGAAAACGTGCTGGCCGGGGCCTGA
- a CDS encoding YchJ family protein gives MEKDSRCPCNSGESYESCCGRYHQGFNDPNTPAWPGTAVALMRSRFSAFALGLPEFLLATWHPDTRPAELELDEAIVWQDLDIIRTEAGGPFDSNGIVEFEAHYRLLNQSNSQHEVSDFVREGGRWYYLDGDD, from the coding sequence ATGGAAAAAGACTCGCGATGCCCCTGCAATTCGGGGGAATCCTACGAATCCTGCTGTGGCCGATATCACCAGGGATTCAACGATCCCAACACCCCTGCCTGGCCCGGAACCGCTGTCGCGTTGATGCGCTCGCGTTTCAGCGCCTTCGCGCTGGGCCTGCCGGAGTTCCTGTTGGCCACCTGGCACCCCGACACCCGCCCGGCTGAGCTGGAACTCGACGAAGCCATTGTCTGGCAGGACCTGGACATCATCCGCACCGAGGCCGGCGGACCCTTCGACAGCAACGGGATTGTTGAGTTCGAAGCCCACTACCGCCTGCTCAACCAGTCCAACTCCCAGCACGAGGTCAGCGACTTCGTGCGCGAGGGCGGGCGCTGGTACTACCTGGACGGCGACGACTAG
- the purS gene encoding phosphoribosylformylglycinamidine synthase subunit PurS encodes MPRIVVDVMPKPEILDPQGKAIVGALPRLGFTAFSQVRQGKRFELTVEGEVTEEILAQARTAAETLLSNPVIEDVVNVEVVAD; translated from the coding sequence ATGCCCCGGATCGTTGTTGATGTTATGCCCAAGCCCGAAATCCTTGACCCGCAGGGCAAGGCCATCGTTGGCGCACTTCCCCGCCTCGGCTTCACCGCTTTCAGCCAGGTCCGCCAGGGCAAGCGCTTTGAACTGACCGTTGAGGGCGAGGTCACCGAGGAGATCCTGGCCCAGGCCCGCACCGCGGCCGAGACGCTGCTCTCGAACCCGGTCATCGAAGACGTGGTCAACGTCGAGGTTGTCGCAGACTAA
- the purQ gene encoding phosphoribosylformylglycinamidine synthase subunit PurQ produces the protein MSATELPLIGDYSTPVPELNGARIGVVTFPGTLDDRDAARAIRLTGAEAVSLWHADHDLQNVDAVVIPGGFSYGDYLRAGAIARFAPMMGNIIDAANSDAKLPVLGICNGFQILTESHLLPGSMVKNDHLKFLCRDQVLRVENNTTAWTNQYAKGEEITIVLKNQDGQYVADEKTLDALEAEGRVAFSYVGWNPNGSRRNIAGITNAAGNVVGLMPHPEHAVEAGFGPDHTGTDGLGFFTSVLTHLVGGQK, from the coding sequence ATGAGCGCAACCGAACTTCCCTTGATCGGCGACTACTCGACGCCTGTCCCCGAGCTGAACGGCGCCCGCATCGGCGTCGTCACCTTCCCCGGAACCCTTGATGACCGCGACGCCGCTCGCGCCATCCGGTTGACCGGGGCCGAGGCAGTGTCCCTGTGGCACGCCGACCACGACCTCCAGAACGTCGACGCCGTCGTCATCCCGGGTGGCTTCTCCTACGGGGACTACCTGCGCGCCGGCGCCATCGCACGCTTCGCACCGATGATGGGCAACATCATTGACGCCGCGAACTCCGACGCAAAGCTGCCCGTGCTGGGCATTTGCAACGGCTTTCAGATCCTGACCGAATCGCACTTGCTGCCGGGCTCCATGGTGAAGAACGACCACCTGAAGTTCCTCTGCCGAGACCAGGTCCTGCGCGTGGAAAACAACACCACCGCCTGGACCAACCAGTACGCCAAGGGTGAGGAAATCACCATCGTGCTGAAGAACCAGGACGGCCAGTACGTCGCCGACGAGAAGACCCTCGACGCCCTCGAGGCCGAGGGCCGCGTGGCCTTCAGCTACGTCGGATGGAACCCCAACGGGTCCCGCCGCAACATCGCCGGCATCACCAATGCCGCGGGCAACGTGGTCGGCCTAATGCCGCACCCGGAGCACGCAGTGGAGGCCGGATTCGGCCCCGACCACACCGGAACCGACGGACTTGGGTTCTTCACCTCCGTCCTGACCCACCTTGTTGGAGGCCAGAAGTGA
- the purL gene encoding phosphoribosylformylglycinamidine synthase subunit PurL: MDTVANAAATPDTELPWAELGLKQNEFEEVVKVLGRRPTAAELAMYSVMWSEHCSYKSSKNHLRQFGDKVTEEMKKDMLVGIGENAGVTNLGDGWAVTFKIESHNSPTMIEPYQGAATGIGGIVRDIISMGARPVAVMDPLRFGAIDHPDTARVIHGAVAGIGGYGNSLGLPNIGGEVVFDSVYQGNPLVNALAVGIMRHEDIRLANASGLGNKVVLFGARTGGDGIGGASILSSESFDDTKPSKRPAVQVGDPFAEKVLIECCLELFKGSLVEGIQDLGAAGISCATSELASNGDGGMDIELTSVLLRDPSLTPGEILMSESQERMMAVVSPENVEAFEAVMDKWAVEYSWLGEVTDTNRLVIKWDGEVIVDVDPRTVAHDGPLYDRPYARPVWQDALQADTFKASEAGKNLPATGEELKAALVELMSSPNMCSKSWVTNQYDRYVGGNTALATPDDAGVIRVDEETGMGVALATDANGRYTFLDPYHGAQLALAESYRNVATSGAVPLAVSDCLNFGSPEDPDVMWQLAEAIRGLSDACMELGVPVTGGNVSLYNQTGATPIHPTPVVAMLGKFDDVARRTPSGWRADADGQAIYLLGTTFDELDGSEFANIRGHLGGLPPKVDLTAEKTLGAILINASRDGMIDSAHDLSEGGLGAALGEMALRYGVGARVALDDLCERDGVDAFTALFSESQARAIVAVPRSEEVRFNDMATARNFPVVRLGVVDASATSLEIQGQFDLDLNELSEAHEATLPKYFG; encoded by the coding sequence ATGGACACCGTGGCCAACGCCGCGGCCACCCCTGACACCGAACTTCCCTGGGCCGAACTCGGCCTGAAGCAGAACGAATTCGAAGAGGTCGTCAAGGTCCTGGGCCGCCGCCCGACCGCTGCCGAACTCGCGATGTACTCGGTCATGTGGTCCGAGCACTGCTCCTACAAGTCCTCGAAGAACCACCTGCGCCAGTTTGGCGACAAGGTCACCGAGGAAATGAAGAAGGACATGCTCGTTGGCATCGGCGAAAACGCCGGCGTGACCAACCTGGGCGACGGCTGGGCCGTCACCTTCAAGATCGAATCGCACAACTCCCCGACGATGATCGAGCCGTACCAGGGTGCCGCCACCGGCATCGGCGGCATCGTGCGCGACATCATCTCCATGGGCGCCCGCCCGGTCGCCGTGATGGATCCGCTGCGCTTCGGCGCGATCGACCACCCGGACACCGCACGCGTCATCCACGGTGCGGTCGCCGGCATCGGCGGCTACGGCAACTCGCTGGGCCTGCCGAACATCGGTGGCGAGGTCGTCTTCGACTCCGTCTACCAGGGCAACCCGCTGGTCAACGCACTGGCAGTTGGCATCATGCGCCACGAGGACATCCGCCTGGCAAACGCCTCCGGCCTTGGCAACAAGGTTGTGCTCTTCGGTGCACGCACCGGCGGCGACGGCATCGGCGGCGCCTCGATCCTCTCCTCCGAGTCCTTCGACGACACCAAGCCCTCCAAGCGCCCGGCCGTCCAGGTGGGCGACCCGTTCGCCGAGAAGGTGCTCATCGAGTGCTGCCTCGAGCTGTTCAAGGGTTCCCTCGTTGAGGGCATCCAGGACCTCGGCGCCGCAGGCATCTCCTGCGCCACCTCGGAACTGGCCTCCAACGGCGACGGCGGCATGGACATCGAGCTGACTTCCGTGCTGCTGCGCGACCCTTCGCTGACCCCGGGCGAGATCCTGATGTCCGAGTCGCAGGAACGCATGATGGCAGTCGTCTCCCCGGAGAACGTGGAAGCCTTCGAGGCCGTCATGGACAAGTGGGCCGTGGAGTACTCCTGGCTGGGCGAGGTGACCGACACCAACCGCTTGGTCATCAAGTGGGACGGCGAGGTCATCGTCGATGTCGACCCGCGCACCGTGGCACACGACGGACCACTCTACGACCGCCCGTACGCCCGCCCTGTGTGGCAGGATGCGCTGCAGGCAGACACCTTCAAAGCCTCCGAGGCCGGGAAGAACCTGCCGGCCACCGGCGAGGAACTCAAGGCAGCACTGGTTGAACTGATGTCCAGCCCGAACATGTGCTCCAAGTCCTGGGTCACCAACCAGTACGACCGCTACGTCGGCGGCAACACCGCGCTGGCCACCCCGGATGACGCCGGCGTGATCCGCGTTGACGAGGAAACCGGCATGGGCGTGGCCCTGGCCACCGACGCCAACGGCCGCTACACCTTCCTGGATCCGTACCACGGCGCACAGCTGGCCCTGGCCGAGTCCTACCGCAACGTCGCCACCTCCGGCGCCGTGCCGCTGGCCGTCTCCGACTGCCTGAACTTCGGTTCCCCCGAGGACCCGGATGTCATGTGGCAGCTCGCCGAGGCCATTCGCGGCCTCTCGGATGCCTGCATGGAGCTCGGCGTCCCGGTCACCGGCGGCAACGTGTCCCTGTACAACCAGACCGGCGCAACCCCGATCCACCCGACCCCGGTCGTGGCGATGCTGGGCAAGTTCGACGACGTTGCACGCCGCACCCCCTCGGGCTGGCGCGCGGACGCCGACGGACAGGCCATCTACCTGCTGGGCACCACCTTCGACGAGCTGGACGGTTCGGAATTCGCGAACATCCGCGGACACCTCGGTGGCCTGCCGCCGAAGGTCGACCTCACGGCGGAGAAGACCCTGGGCGCGATCCTGATCAACGCCAGCCGCGATGGCATGATCGACTCGGCACACGACCTCTCCGAGGGTGGCCTCGGCGCCGCACTGGGCGAGATGGCCCTGCGCTACGGCGTTGGTGCCCGCGTCGCACTCGATGACCTGTGCGAGCGCGACGGCGTGGATGCCTTCACCGCGCTGTTCTCCGAGTCGCAGGCCCGCGCCATCGTCGCGGTTCCGCGCTCGGAAGAGGTCCGCTTCAACGACATGGCCACCGCACGCAACTTCCCGGTGGTTCGCCTCGGTGTTGTTGATGCCTCGGCCACCTCGCTGGAGATCCAGGGTCAGTTCGACCTGGACTTGAACGAGCTGAGCGAGGCCCACGAGGCCACGCTGCCGAAGTACTTCGGCTAA
- a CDS encoding ATP-binding protein produces the protein MAGRQAEIDAFDLLVARTKLSRHSRSLMLSGLRGVGKTVLLNRLRGIALAHDWLTIKIEAQAGASAARDVRNVLARELQIASRRYAPRSGEAVFKSMLRTVSSFGATFGVSGISLGVDLDPSRARTGVVDIDLRDVIEDVARAMRAARQGFVIFIDEMQDLDEELLVALVAAQHHAGQNELPFFVVGAGLPNFPARLADARSYPERLFDYRVIGKLSESETEESFVIPAKSVGPTYSDEALELLVKASGRYPYFIQEFGSAMWNVATSHPFQRDDATAAIHARLQRLDSGFFPSRWDRATPKEREYMLAMAEDGEGPSSTRVAAERLGTKVTSLGPHRAQLIAKGLVYSPEYGEIAFTVPGMSDFIRRQNLER, from the coding sequence TTGGCGGGTAGGCAAGCTGAAATTGATGCCTTCGACCTCCTGGTAGCTCGAACAAAATTGTCGCGTCACAGCCGATCCCTGATGCTCAGCGGATTGCGTGGTGTGGGAAAGACCGTGCTACTTAACCGGTTGCGAGGAATAGCCCTGGCGCACGACTGGCTGACGATCAAGATCGAAGCCCAGGCCGGCGCGTCCGCAGCCAGGGACGTGCGGAACGTCCTTGCTCGAGAACTGCAAATCGCCTCGCGGCGCTATGCGCCACGCTCCGGCGAAGCCGTATTCAAATCCATGCTTCGGACAGTTTCGTCTTTTGGGGCCACCTTTGGCGTATCGGGGATATCCCTTGGTGTGGATTTAGACCCCTCGCGGGCCCGTACTGGCGTGGTGGACATCGACTTGAGGGACGTCATAGAGGATGTGGCCCGTGCGATGCGAGCGGCCCGTCAAGGGTTTGTGATCTTTATCGATGAGATGCAAGACCTTGACGAAGAGTTGCTGGTGGCACTGGTTGCCGCGCAACATCATGCTGGACAAAATGAATTGCCGTTCTTCGTCGTTGGAGCGGGGTTGCCCAATTTTCCGGCACGCTTAGCCGACGCTCGGAGCTACCCAGAGCGGCTTTTCGACTATCGAGTAATCGGTAAACTTTCGGAATCAGAAACCGAGGAATCATTTGTGATACCGGCAAAATCCGTTGGTCCCACATACTCTGACGAAGCATTGGAGTTGCTCGTTAAGGCATCCGGGCGCTATCCCTATTTCATTCAAGAGTTCGGCAGTGCCATGTGGAATGTGGCGACTTCGCATCCTTTTCAACGCGACGATGCCACTGCAGCAATTCATGCGCGATTGCAGCGGCTCGATTCGGGCTTCTTTCCGTCCCGGTGGGATCGGGCCACGCCAAAAGAGCGTGAATATATGCTCGCAATGGCCGAAGACGGAGAGGGACCTTCCAGTACTCGAGTTGCGGCAGAGCGACTGGGGACGAAAGTGACAAGCTTGGGACCGCATCGTGCCCAGCTCATCGCCAAGGGTCTCGTCTACTCACCCGAATACGGCGAAATCGCATTTACCGTCCCGGGCATGTCCGATTTCATTCGACGACAGAACCTGGAACGGTAG
- a CDS encoding VOC family protein — MRLHHVQVSMPPGSEEEARAFYAGTLGLKEVNKPPSLADRGGCWFRAFDGEVVVAEIHVGVEPGFAPGKKSHPAFVVESVARLEELAAGIQAAGFDFSWEERYTFEGYERFHCRDPFGNRVEVLTPRPGAS, encoded by the coding sequence ATGAGATTGCATCATGTTCAGGTTTCGATGCCGCCAGGCTCGGAGGAAGAAGCGCGCGCGTTCTACGCCGGCACCCTGGGCCTGAAGGAGGTCAACAAGCCGCCATCCCTTGCCGACCGCGGGGGCTGCTGGTTCCGCGCCTTCGACGGGGAAGTCGTCGTGGCAGAAATCCATGTGGGTGTCGAACCGGGATTTGCGCCCGGCAAGAAGTCGCACCCTGCATTCGTTGTGGAATCCGTGGCGCGCCTCGAAGAACTGGCCGCCGGGATCCAGGCGGCCGGCTTCGATTTCTCCTGGGAAGAGCGGTACACCTTTGAAGGCTACGAAAGATTCCATTGCCGCGATCCTTTCGGAAATCGCGTCGAGGTGCTCACGCCACGCCCTGGCGCTTCATGA
- a CDS encoding FAD-binding monooxygenase, with translation MQFHHHGYVSGDPRIKPAAGVGINRPEELPEEVDVLIVGSGPAGMLTAAQLAQFPDITTRLVERRGGRLEIGQADGIQARSVETFQAFGFAERITAEAYRITEMAFWRPDTQNPKNIVRGGRAVDDTTGISEFPHLIVNQARVLDYFAEVARNSPTRLVPDYGWDFQTLEVAETGDYPVKVTLVRSAGEDAGTEKIVHAKYVVGADGARSKVRSSIGCTMAGDKANHAWGVMDVLASTDFPDIRLKCAIQSHDGGSILLIPREGGHLFRMYVDLGVVPEDDNGAVRQTGIEQIIAHANQILTPYTLQVRNVAWHSVYEVGHRLTDRFDDVHVEDIGTRTPRVFITGDACHTHSAKAGQGMNVSMQDGFNIGWKLAHVLEGRSPESLLATYSAERQVVAKNLIDFDKTWSTMMAKKPEEFENPSDLEDFYVRTAEFPAGFMTEYAPSMLTGAATHQELATGFPVGKRFKSAMASRVCDTNPMQLGHHATADGRWRIYVFADSAAPGTGSKVAELGTWLETAANSPLAAMPEGLDEDAWFDVKVIYQAKHEDIDINAVPKVFKPLVGPFKLTDYEKVYGVVPGADIFETRGISRNGAIVVVRPDQYVANVLPLDATAELGAFFAGIHTGARV, from the coding sequence GTGCAGTTCCACCACCACGGTTACGTATCCGGTGACCCGCGTATCAAGCCGGCCGCCGGCGTCGGCATCAACCGCCCGGAGGAATTGCCCGAGGAGGTCGACGTGCTCATCGTGGGCTCCGGCCCCGCAGGCATGCTCACCGCCGCCCAGCTGGCCCAGTTCCCGGACATCACCACCCGCCTGGTCGAACGCCGAGGGGGACGCTTGGAGATCGGCCAAGCCGACGGCATCCAGGCCCGCAGCGTCGAGACCTTCCAGGCCTTCGGCTTCGCCGAGCGCATCACCGCCGAGGCCTACCGGATCACCGAGATGGCCTTCTGGCGCCCGGACACGCAGAACCCCAAGAACATCGTGCGCGGTGGACGCGCGGTGGACGACACCACCGGCATCAGCGAATTCCCGCACCTGATCGTCAACCAGGCCCGCGTGTTGGACTACTTCGCCGAGGTCGCCCGCAACTCACCCACCCGACTGGTGCCCGACTACGGCTGGGACTTCCAGACCCTCGAGGTTGCCGAGACCGGCGACTACCCGGTCAAGGTCACCCTGGTACGCAGCGCCGGGGAGGATGCGGGCACGGAAAAGATCGTGCACGCAAAGTACGTGGTCGGCGCCGACGGCGCCCGCTCCAAGGTCCGCTCCTCCATCGGCTGCACCATGGCCGGGGACAAGGCCAACCACGCCTGGGGCGTCATGGACGTGCTGGCCTCCACCGATTTCCCTGACATCCGTCTCAAGTGCGCCATCCAGTCCCACGACGGAGGCTCCATCCTGCTGATCCCGCGCGAGGGCGGACACCTCTTCCGCATGTACGTGGACCTGGGCGTGGTGCCCGAGGACGACAACGGCGCCGTCCGCCAGACCGGGATCGAGCAGATCATCGCGCATGCGAACCAGATCCTGACCCCATACACGCTTCAGGTGCGCAACGTCGCCTGGCACAGCGTCTACGAGGTCGGCCACCGACTGACCGACAGGTTCGACGACGTGCACGTCGAGGACATTGGCACCCGCACCCCGCGCGTGTTCATCACCGGGGACGCCTGCCACACGCACAGCGCCAAGGCCGGCCAGGGCATGAACGTGTCCATGCAGGACGGCTTCAACATCGGCTGGAAGCTCGCCCACGTGCTCGAGGGCCGCAGCCCCGAGTCCCTGCTGGCCACCTACTCGGCCGAACGCCAGGTCGTGGCCAAGAACCTCATCGATTTCGACAAGACCTGGTCCACCATGATGGCCAAGAAGCCCGAGGAATTCGAGAACCCCTCGGACCTCGAGGACTTCTACGTGCGCACCGCCGAATTCCCGGCCGGCTTCATGACCGAGTACGCGCCCTCCATGCTCACCGGTGCAGCGACCCACCAGGAGCTGGCCACCGGATTCCCCGTGGGCAAGCGCTTCAAGTCGGCCATGGCCTCCCGGGTCTGCGACACCAACCCGATGCAGCTGGGGCACCATGCCACCGCCGATGGCCGCTGGCGCATCTACGTCTTCGCCGATTCAGCGGCACCGGGCACCGGCTCGAAGGTCGCCGAGCTGGGCACCTGGCTGGAAACCGCGGCCAACTCGCCGCTCGCAGCAATGCCCGAAGGCCTGGATGAGGACGCCTGGTTCGACGTGAAGGTCATCTACCAGGCCAAGCACGAGGACATAGACATCAACGCGGTGCCGAAGGTCTTCAAGCCGCTGGTCGGCCCGTTCAAGCTCACCGACTACGAAAAGGTCTACGGCGTGGTTCCGGGAGCCGACATCTTCGAGACGCGCGGCATCTCCCGCAATGGCGCGATCGTGGTGGTCCGCCCGGACCAGTACGTCGCCAACGTGCTGCCGCTGGATGCCACCGCGGAGCTCGGCGCGTTCTTCGCCGGCATCCACACCGGCGCGCGCGTCTAG